In Labilibaculum sp. DW002, one DNA window encodes the following:
- a CDS encoding sulfatase family protein yields the protein MGKFIKLLLPVIIIGLLVACQSGNKQKAATEKKPNIVIIYLDDLGYGDLSSYGATELVTPNIDALANGGVRFTNAYATSSTCTPSRYGLLTGEYPWRNKNAKILPGSAPLLIDTSQMTIPKMLKSQGYHTGIVGKWHLGLGTGDVDWNQRVVPGPNELGFDDAYIMAATQDRVPTVYINNGYVDNLDPNDPIEISYKQNFEGEPTGKENPELLSLKWHHGHNNSIINGIPRIGFMKGGETAKWSDVDMADHFLGKAQEYLKAHKNEPFFLYYAMQQPHVPRTPHPRFEGKSGMGPRGDVILEADWCIGEFMKTLREEELLENTLIVFTSDNGPVLNDGYHDDAVEKNGVHTPSGTLRGGKYSLFEAGTRVPFITFWKGEIEPRVSDALICQIDLISSIAALVDIEMRGPDSENILNTFIGEHNVGREELIIEATSRTAFRKGDWIMIPPYKGPAVNKYVNIELGNSLKYQLYNLKEDIGQKNNLADSNKEKLNEMIVRFEAVRGKDYSNIEKIELK from the coding sequence ATGGGAAAATTTATTAAGCTACTATTACCAGTTATAATAATAGGGTTGCTTGTAGCATGCCAATCTGGAAATAAACAGAAAGCAGCAACAGAAAAGAAACCAAACATTGTGATAATATATCTTGATGATCTGGGATATGGAGATCTTAGTTCTTATGGAGCAACAGAATTAGTGACACCAAATATTGATGCTTTGGCAAATGGAGGTGTTCGATTCACCAATGCTTATGCAACTTCCTCTACTTGCACTCCAAGTAGATATGGATTGCTTACTGGTGAATATCCTTGGCGGAATAAAAATGCTAAAATATTACCGGGAAGTGCACCCTTGTTAATCGATACTTCTCAGATGACAATTCCAAAAATGCTAAAATCACAAGGCTACCATACTGGAATTGTAGGAAAATGGCATCTTGGTTTGGGAACTGGAGATGTGGATTGGAACCAGCGTGTTGTTCCTGGGCCTAACGAACTTGGTTTTGATGATGCATATATTATGGCTGCAACACAAGATCGTGTACCAACGGTCTATATCAATAATGGTTATGTCGATAATCTGGATCCAAATGATCCTATTGAGATAAGCTATAAGCAGAATTTCGAAGGAGAGCCAACTGGAAAGGAAAATCCAGAATTACTAAGTTTGAAATGGCACCATGGGCATAACAATAGTATTATAAATGGCATTCCACGTATTGGATTTATGAAAGGTGGTGAAACAGCTAAGTGGAGTGACGTGGATATGGCGGATCATTTTCTTGGAAAAGCACAGGAATATTTAAAAGCACATAAAAATGAACCCTTCTTTCTTTATTATGCCATGCAACAACCTCATGTTCCCCGTACGCCACATCCTCGATTTGAAGGGAAATCAGGCATGGGACCTCGTGGAGATGTGATCTTAGAGGCAGACTGGTGTATTGGAGAGTTTATGAAAACTTTAAGAGAAGAAGAATTGTTAGAAAATACATTGATTGTATTTACGAGTGATAATGGTCCTGTTTTGAATGATGGTTACCACGATGATGCTGTTGAAAAAAATGGTGTTCATACACCTTCAGGCACACTTAGGGGTGGAAAATATAGTCTGTTTGAAGCGGGAACACGTGTGCCATTTATTACCTTTTGGAAAGGTGAAATTGAGCCAAGAGTATCGGATGCATTGATTTGTCAAATAGATCTGATTTCTTCAATAGCTGCCTTAGTGGATATTGAAATGAGAGGTCCGGATAGTGAAAATATATTGAATACTTTTATTGGAGAGCATAACGTCGGTAGAGAAGAATTGATAATTGAAGCAACAAGCCGAACTGCATTTAGGAAAGGGGACTGGATAATGATTCCACCATATAAAGGGCCAGCAGTAAATAAGTATGTGAATATCGAATTAGGAAACTCTTTAAAATATCAATTGTATAATTTGAAAGAGGATATCGGGCAAAAGAATAATTTAGCCGATTCTAATAAAGAGAAGTTGAATGAAATGATTGTTCGTTTTGAAGCGGTGCGAGGAAAAGACTATTCGAACATCGAAAAAATAGAATTAAAGTAA
- a CDS encoding tetratricopeptide repeat protein, whose amino-acid sequence MGEDRNVIYDKIIDYYYENDTSKILSIINKAESKAVKNQNKETIYKYRYKRAKYYSFIENHTKAISEFSSLLNLDLSITKRAKIYGKIGREYEKLYEYSIAVEYLEKSNEHYKLSKSISKIALNKIRIASIYKTICNYSMAVEYALASLTLLEQNEGSDKDLARVYNTLGSVYKYQKHYKKALAYYIKSLDIYKKNDNTRSIASSYNYIGIIYNNLEEYDIALDYYMKSVEIKKNYAASRTSLSTQYNNIAMVYAKINQFDKAHAYIQKSLSLLDENKDSKEFCSKYNTLAFIYYRNKEYGSAEYYYKKALDLSKQLGILIDINSNYHYLYKIAEQNGKHKKALDYFKLYKETSDSLFNISQARRIVNIESSYKVDKQLKDREIALQKARNSNVMMLSSLLISIVVLVFLLVLISMRNKKNKLRQEKMNLEKHILEENLICQKKELTSTMISLREKSNFMDEVASEFKSALNLSPNKREKAVRDVVKNIELNKNNSIFDELDYRFEQLNSDFFKSLTATFPNLTNNERKLIAFLKLDLNTKEISFITKQTPHSINVARTRLRKKLGIANKDISFAEFFNDFSKS is encoded by the coding sequence ATGGGAGAGGATAGAAATGTTATTTATGATAAAATAATCGACTATTATTACGAAAATGACACCTCTAAGATTTTATCAATAATTAATAAGGCTGAAAGTAAGGCAGTAAAAAATCAGAATAAGGAAACCATTTACAAATATCGATATAAACGAGCAAAATACTATTCTTTTATTGAGAACCATACTAAAGCGATTTCTGAATTTTCATCCTTACTGAATTTGGATCTAAGTATAACAAAAAGAGCCAAAATTTATGGGAAAATTGGTCGTGAATACGAAAAGTTATACGAGTATAGTATAGCTGTAGAATACCTTGAGAAGTCTAATGAACATTATAAATTAAGCAAATCTATTTCTAAAATAGCTCTCAATAAAATTCGAATTGCTTCTATCTACAAAACAATTTGTAACTACTCTATGGCTGTAGAGTATGCATTAGCAAGCCTGACCTTATTGGAACAAAACGAAGGCTCTGATAAAGATTTGGCTAGGGTTTACAATACATTAGGTTCCGTCTATAAATACCAGAAGCACTATAAAAAGGCATTAGCTTATTATATAAAATCGCTCGATATTTATAAAAAGAATGATAATACACGATCCATCGCTTCCTCATATAATTATATTGGTATTATCTATAATAATTTGGAAGAATATGATATTGCACTCGATTATTATATGAAGAGTGTTGAGATTAAAAAGAATTACGCAGCATCAAGAACTTCATTATCGACTCAGTATAATAATATTGCAATGGTGTATGCTAAAATTAATCAATTTGATAAAGCACATGCCTATATTCAAAAGAGTTTAAGTTTGTTGGATGAAAATAAGGATTCTAAAGAGTTTTGTTCAAAGTATAATACGCTGGCATTCATCTATTACAGGAATAAGGAATATGGTTCTGCCGAGTATTATTATAAAAAAGCTTTGGATCTGTCAAAGCAATTAGGAATACTAATTGATATCAATAGTAATTATCATTATTTATATAAGATTGCTGAGCAGAATGGTAAGCATAAAAAAGCTTTGGACTACTTTAAGCTTTATAAAGAAACCAGCGATAGCCTTTTCAATATCAGTCAGGCCAGAAGAATTGTAAATATCGAAAGTTCTTATAAAGTAGATAAACAATTAAAAGATAGAGAAATTGCCTTGCAGAAAGCCAGAAATTCTAATGTAATGATGCTTTCATCCTTGCTCATTTCGATTGTTGTCTTAGTATTCTTACTTGTTCTTATATCAATGCGAAATAAGAAGAATAAGTTGCGACAAGAAAAAATGAATCTTGAAAAACATATTCTGGAAGAAAATCTTATTTGTCAGAAAAAGGAATTAACAAGCACAATGATTAGTCTTAGAGAAAAAAGTAACTTTATGGATGAGGTGGCTTCTGAGTTTAAATCTGCTCTAAACTTGTCTCCTAACAAAAGAGAAAAAGCTGTTCGGGATGTTGTTAAAAATATTGAGTTGAATAAGAATAATTCGATATTTGATGAATTGGATTATCGATTCGAGCAGTTAAATAGTGACTTCTTTAAAAGTTTAACGGCTACTTTTCCCAATCTAACTAATAATGAGCGAAAATTGATCGCTTTTTTAAAGTTGGATTTAAATACTAAAGAAATATCTTTTATTACCAAACAGACACCTCATAGTATTAATGTGGCACGAACACGTCTGCGTAAAAAGCTGGGTATTGCTAATAAGGATATTAGTTTTGCGGAGTTTTTTAATGATTTTAGTAAATCGTAG
- a CDS encoding SusC/RagA family TonB-linked outer membrane protein, with translation MKKRNFVILRMALLSVFFTFFFAQVNAQDRIITGNVIAAQDGLSLPGVSVVVKGTTNGASTDIDGNYSIKLNTSGGVLVFSSIGMKTQEIIIGRSNVINVSLEIDSKDLDEVMIVAYGTTKKTSFTGSAATVKTKDISRIPVSSFEKSLTGLVSGLSVSNSSGQPGSSTSVRIRGMGSFSAGNNPLYVIDGIPVSSSDMSTLNPGDIEALTVLKDAAAASLYGSRAANGVILITTKQGKAGKAKFNLKASMGFSDFATDNFENVNGEDYLTLLNESMVNAGMDADEIADELEDNGWEEPAGGFVDWKDELFRTGVTKNLEFSASGGNKKTKFYISANVFDQTGIAEYSDLTRYTGRINLTHNVNDKFRIGVNMVNAKTIRNYQSGGSSYSNPFYFLSRKAWPTETPYDENGELREVLHGNSYNIVREYELNEQSTEIYRSTTSAWAEYELTEGLTAKTTAYYDWINNDELDYSSPNSRAGRKSHGSMENTNRKRIMATSSSILTYDKTFSEKHHINVLAGFEVESSKSSYYRAYGKNIPSEEIKVLSTASDPAGVSGSESEKRLISYLSRFNYDYANKYYLSTSIRRDGSSKLGTNERWANFWSLSGSYRLSEEEFMKNLTFIDNLKLRASYGTSGNLPSSYYGYQQLYSYTGSYNSVPAGIDSQYENQDLTWEKNHNLSLAAEFSFLTKFSGSVEYFKRKTSDLLVSVPISRVTGFGSTMQNIGEMENKGFEIELRSENINTDNFRWATSFNITHVKNKVVKLYNNEPISGTTSIKIEGQPYYTFYLKPWAGVNVDNGKPQWYVVDEEGNYEYETNADGKEVKKITNDYGDTNQMIAGSPDPDFFGGLTNTLSYKGLELSFLFNFAVGGKIWYSSGYKSWRDGASSTSYSFQKDQLDRWQKPGDVAAHPQRIWDRDDDSAAYSTRFLFDNDFIRLKNISLAYSFPKSLTNKAKLSSLKVYLQATNLLTWSEQDLCDPEQAYSGRTTFEIPNTKTITFGVELGF, from the coding sequence ATGAAAAAGAGGAATTTTGTAATTCTCAGAATGGCACTTTTAAGTGTCTTCTTTACATTCTTTTTTGCGCAAGTAAATGCCCAAGATCGAATAATAACTGGAAATGTGATTGCTGCCCAAGATGGTTTATCACTACCAGGAGTGTCTGTTGTTGTTAAAGGAACAACCAATGGCGCTTCAACAGATATCGATGGAAACTATTCCATAAAACTAAATACATCTGGTGGTGTCTTGGTATTTTCTTCTATAGGAATGAAAACACAGGAGATAATAATTGGTCGTTCTAATGTTATTAATGTGAGCCTGGAAATTGACTCTAAAGATTTAGATGAAGTGATGATTGTTGCATATGGAACAACAAAGAAGACTTCATTCACAGGGTCGGCAGCAACTGTCAAAACAAAGGATATTAGTCGTATTCCTGTTAGTTCTTTCGAAAAATCACTTACAGGCCTGGTTTCTGGCCTGTCGGTTAGTAATTCGAGTGGACAGCCAGGTTCTTCAACATCAGTTAGAATTCGTGGTATGGGATCGTTTTCTGCAGGAAACAACCCACTGTATGTTATCGATGGTATTCCTGTTTCTTCAAGCGATATGTCGACTCTTAATCCTGGTGATATTGAGGCATTAACTGTTCTTAAAGATGCTGCCGCTGCTTCATTATATGGTTCTCGAGCTGCCAATGGTGTTATCCTGATTACTACCAAACAAGGTAAGGCTGGAAAAGCTAAATTTAATCTTAAGGCTTCGATGGGATTTTCAGACTTTGCTACAGATAATTTTGAAAATGTGAATGGTGAAGATTATTTAACTCTGCTTAATGAATCTATGGTAAACGCAGGTATGGATGCAGACGAAATTGCTGACGAATTGGAAGATAATGGATGGGAAGAACCTGCCGGAGGTTTCGTCGATTGGAAAGATGAATTGTTTCGAACAGGGGTTACTAAAAATCTGGAATTTTCTGCTTCAGGAGGTAATAAGAAGACGAAGTTTTATATCTCAGCAAATGTTTTCGATCAAACTGGTATTGCAGAATATTCAGATCTAACAAGGTATACAGGGCGAATTAATTTGACACATAATGTGAATGATAAATTTCGAATAGGTGTTAATATGGTTAATGCCAAAACAATTCGGAATTATCAATCTGGAGGTAGTTCCTATTCTAATCCATTTTATTTTCTTTCACGTAAAGCGTGGCCTACAGAAACGCCTTACGACGAGAATGGCGAATTAAGAGAAGTCTTGCATGGGAATTCATATAATATCGTCCGCGAATATGAATTAAATGAGCAAAGCACAGAGATATACAGAAGTACAACTTCAGCATGGGCGGAATATGAACTTACAGAAGGTTTAACAGCAAAAACAACAGCTTATTACGACTGGATTAATAACGATGAACTTGATTATTCATCTCCTAATTCTCGTGCAGGAAGAAAATCACATGGTTCTATGGAGAATACGAATAGAAAAAGAATCATGGCAACTTCCTCGTCTATTCTAACTTACGATAAAACATTCTCAGAAAAACATCATATAAATGTACTTGCAGGTTTCGAAGTTGAAAGTAGTAAAAGCTCATATTATAGAGCTTATGGTAAGAATATTCCGAGTGAAGAAATTAAGGTTCTTAGTACAGCTTCTGACCCTGCTGGTGTGAGTGGTTCAGAATCTGAGAAAAGACTGATCTCTTACTTGTCACGATTTAATTACGATTATGCCAACAAATACTATTTATCAACAAGTATTCGTCGTGATGGAAGTTCGAAATTGGGAACAAATGAGCGTTGGGCTAACTTTTGGTCGCTATCGGGATCTTATCGATTAAGCGAAGAAGAGTTTATGAAGAACTTAACTTTTATTGATAATTTAAAGTTAAGAGCTTCGTATGGAACAAGTGGAAACTTACCTTCTTCTTATTATGGCTACCAGCAATTGTATTCTTATACAGGATCATACAATTCTGTTCCTGCAGGGATTGATTCTCAGTACGAAAATCAGGATCTAACTTGGGAGAAGAACCATAATTTAAGCCTTGCTGCTGAGTTTAGTTTCTTGACTAAATTTTCAGGTTCAGTTGAATATTTTAAACGTAAAACATCGGATTTGTTAGTTAGTGTCCCTATTTCTAGAGTTACTGGTTTTGGCAGTACAATGCAAAATATTGGGGAAATGGAGAACAAAGGTTTTGAAATTGAGTTAAGGTCTGAAAATATTAACACAGATAATTTCAGGTGGGCTACCAGTTTCAATATCACTCATGTGAAAAATAAGGTAGTTAAACTTTATAATAATGAGCCAATTTCGGGTACAACCTCAATTAAGATTGAAGGACAGCCTTATTATACTTTTTATCTAAAACCATGGGCTGGGGTTAATGTTGATAATGGAAAACCTCAATGGTATGTTGTCGACGAAGAAGGTAATTATGAATATGAAACAAATGCTGATGGGAAAGAGGTTAAAAAAATAACCAATGACTACGGAGATACCAATCAGATGATTGCAGGAAGCCCTGATCCTGACTTTTTTGGTGGATTAACCAATACACTTTCGTATAAGGGCTTGGAGCTATCCTTCCTATTTAATTTTGCTGTTGGCGGTAAAATTTGGTACTCATCAGGTTATAAATCATGGAGAGACGGAGCTAGCTCAACTTCTTATTCATTCCAGAAAGATCAGTTAGACAGATGGCAGAAGCCAGGTGATGTCGCTGCTCACCCACAAAGAATATGGGATAGAGATGATGATTCAGCAGCTTATTCAACGCGATTTTTATTTGACAATGATTTTATAAGACTTAAGAATATTTCATTAGCCTATAGTTTTCCGAAATCGCTTACTAATAAAGCTAAGCTAAGTTCTCTAAAAGTTTATCTGCAAGCTACAAATCTTTTGACTTGGTCAGAACAAGATTTGTGTGATCCGGAGCAAGCGTATAGTGGAAGAACAACATTCGAAATACCTAATACCAAAACCATAACCTTTGGTGTAGAGTTGGGTTTTTAA